Proteins found in one Aspergillus chevalieri M1 DNA, chromosome 2, nearly complete sequence genomic segment:
- a CDS encoding uncharacterized protein (COG:S;~EggNog:ENOG410Q1VH), producing the protein MPENHPQPDRPRTPDRTDSDITSPHPDQSHWSIDNLPSVLYALRPGTQYIKSRARVRETPHKIFNKHVRDFPVLPSRISSKVEGWRLEAWFRLDRRIEAQDILDRVNPRFRSEVSSLEIELRREEFRRLFHVADWKSQASINEVARVVHKRGVDLGLNTTRGVTPGLVDPERGEKGGRIPVPAGQKREKTGVVASWPFFVMQGVRKQSMKSEACFWPSGSKGYPLELGARTANGGSGEAQVSHSQGFGGQPSRSVSSVPSARKAWVEDYVE; encoded by the coding sequence ATGCCGGAGAATCACCCCCAACCAGACCGTCCCCGAACCCCAGACAGGACAGACTCAGACATCACATCCCCCCATCCAGACCAGTCCCATTGGTCCATCGACAACCTACCCTCCGTCCTGTATGCCCTCCGCCCGGGAACCCAGTACATCAAATCCCGCGCGCGCGTCCGCGAAACACCCCACAAGATTTTCAACAAACATGTCCGCGACTTCCCCGTCCTCCCGTCCCGCATCTCATCAAAAGTCGAAGGCTGGCGCCTCGAAGCCTGGTTCCGGCTTGACCGTCGCATCGAGGCGCAGGATATTCTCGACCGCGTTAACCCTAGGTTCCGGTCTGAAGTGAGCTCGTTGGAGATCGAGCTGCGCCGCGAGGAATTCCGGAGACTGTTCCATGTCGCGGACTGGAAGTCACAGGCGTCGATTAATGAGGTTGCGAGGGTGGTGCATAAAAGGGGTGTGGATTTGGGACTGAATACGACCCGTGGTGTTACACCCGGTCTTGTTGACCCGGAGAGAGGCGAGAAGGGCGGGAGGATTCCGGTTCCGGCTGGACAGAAGCGAGAGAAGACGGGCGTAGTGGCTTCGTGGCCATTTTTTGTGATGCAGGGGGTTAGGAAGCAGAGTATGAAGAGTGAAGCGTGCTTTTGGCCGAGTGGGAGCAAGGGTTATCCGTTGGAGTTGGGGGCGAGGACGGCGAATGGAGGCTCGGGGGAGGCTCAGGTATCTCACTCTCAGGGCTTCGGTGGACAGCCGTCGCGTAGTGTTTCGTCTGTGCCGTCTGCTCGGAAGGCATGGGTGGAGGATTATGTTGAGTGA
- a CDS encoding DUF167 domain-containing protein (COG:S;~EggNog:ENOG410PU43;~InterPro:IPR003746,IPR036591;~PFAM:PF02594): protein MLRLLPQSLPKSASKLTPLYTLYLSCNTKPGARRPLPANASGTITAMRDDKVDVSVSAPPKDGEANTAVRRVFAKVFNTAPSNVEVIRGEKSREKVLRIEDLVLDFGRRELSGEERIEEGLRIVKGKLREHCL, encoded by the exons atgcTCCGGCTCCTCCCCCAATCTCTCCCCAAATCCGCATCTAAACTCACCCCCCTCTACACCCTCTACCTCTCCTGCAACACCAAACCCGGCGCCCGGCGCCCGCTCCCCGCCAACGCAAGCGGAACCATCACCGCCATGCGCGACGACAAAGTCGACGTGAGCGTTTCCGCGCCCCCAAAAGACGGCGAGGCGAATACCGCTGTGAGGCGGGTTTTTGCCAAG GTATTCAATACAGCGCCGTCGAATGTAGAAGTGATTCGCGGGGAGAAAAGCCGGGAGAAAGTATTGAGGATTGAAGACTTGGTGCTGGATTTTGGAAGAAGGGAGTTAAGCGGAGAGGAGCGGATAGAGGAGGGGTTACGGATTGTTAAGGGAAAGTTGAGGGAGCATTGTTTGtag
- a CDS encoding uncharacterized protein (COG:A;~EggNog:ENOG410PRZZ;~InterPro:IPR020347;~go_component: GO:0000172 - ribonuclease MRP complex [Evidence IEA];~go_component: GO:0005655 - nucleolar ribonuclease P complex [Evidence IEA];~go_process: GO:0006379 - mRNA cleavage [Evidence IEA];~go_process: GO:0008033 - tRNA processing [Evidence IEA]), translating into MSTQDTQPATQAQPPLEQKASKRKPSDMQPPIHFTARDPPWTYLKLQLISQAQANFQAKNDTPLDPLTARTYLTAALAQFLGLVGTSISIDILKIASSSTSKSIFSATPTSENVVWIRVPRPDAAAVVAALSSWIGGTTGNGGVAWRVCAKGNFLGALVAGDGRDLFVP; encoded by the exons ATGTCTACACAAGATACCCAACCAGCTACACAAGCACAACCACCCCTCGAACAAAAAGCATCAAAACGAAAACCCTCCGACATGCAACCACCAATCCACTTCACCGCGCGCGATCCCCCATGGACCTATCTCAAACTGCAGCT AATATCCCAAGCTCAAGCCAATTTCCAAGCCAAAAATGATACCCCCCTGGATCCCCTCACAGCCCGCACATATCTCACCGCCGCGCTCGCCCAGTTCCTCGGTTTAGTTGGGACTAGTATTTCGATTGACATCCTTAAAATCGCTTCTTCCTCTACATCGAAATCTATTTTCTCGGCGACACCGACTTCTGAAAACGTCGTCTGGATCCGCGTCCCCCGCCCCGACGCTGCGGCTGTCGTTGCGGCGCTGAGTTCGTGGATCGGTGGCACAACTGGGAACGGAGGTGTTGCGTGGAGGGTTTGCGCAAAGGGGAATTTCCTGGGTGCGCTCGTCGCGGGGGATGGGAGAGATTTGTTCGTGCCGTGA